In the genome of Polynucleobacter sp. TSB-Sco08W16, the window TGGTCTGGTGGCAGATGAAAAAATCGGGCGATTAAACCATAGAGGTCTGCTCTAGCTAAATCCTCAGGCAAACCTACATCACCTACTTCGGTTGATACATTTTCTTTTGTACTCATAGTTCTTTTTTCACCATATCCACGACTCGGCAATCACCACACATCTTTACTCGATCCATGGCCGCACCAGCAAACGCACCATGTGCTCCAAGCTTAGCCAGCATCAGATCCACCATCTTTGTGGTTCCGAATGGCTTTCCACAGCTAATGCAATGAAAGGCTTGAGTTTCATTCAGGGTTGATCTTTGCTTACGTTGCTCAACTGTTTGTAAGCGGGGTTGAAGAGTCAAGGCATGTTCAGGACAGGTTTGAACGCAAATGCCACATTGCACACACTGCTTCTCAATAAAAGACAAAATGGGTTCATCTGCGTTATCCAGTAATGCACCCTCCGGGCAGCTACCCACACAAGACATGCACAACGTACAAGCCTCTTTGTTGATGGCAAGACCGCCAAGTAAAGAGTTTGCCGGAAGCGGCACTCCAGCCTCTGGCAATGCAGCCTTTGCTTGCTTTTGAAAATGCTCAAGTACCGCTTCCACTGTTTCGCGCTTCTGATTCGACAAACCAAAGCTAGCTGGAGTACACAGCGCAGGTAGAGCGCCACGCTGGCGGAGTGCGCCCATCGCTTTAGAGACACGCTGCAGGTCTTGTGCAGAATCAGCCATCACCAGCTGAATACGCTCATCAAACCCATAAGCTTTTAAGATGGCATTAGCTAGATTAGCTTGATCTTCTAGGGCTGCGTGATATGCGGGATCCTCTTCACCACTTAACAATAGGACCACCTCTGCAAAACCATAGGCCAAGGCGCCCAGCCATAAATCTGGTCCAGTAGAAGCAATATGCTCTATGCCATAAGGAATCACGAACGATGGCAATGCTTCAAACTGCTTCGGCAACACATGCGCAGAACGGCCTAAGCCATCGATCAGCTGAGTACCTTTCTTTAAGCTATGCAGTAGCAAACTTGGTGCAGCGGCTAGATTGATTTTTTTGGCTTCAGCACTGAAGACTGTAGCGAGCGCTTTTAATTCTTTGCCCTGATGCGTCACGCTCGGATAGTTATAGCGCATTGCCCCAGATGGGCATACCGTGGAACAGGCTCCGCAACCCATGCATAGATTGGGATTTACCTCAACACTACCTTGACCACCTTTAAATAATGAACTGATTGCGCCAGTAGAGCAAACATCTATACAGGCACTACAGCCCACTTTACCGTTGCGACCGTGTGCGCAAACTTTTTCGTTATAGGCAAAGTATTTTGGTTTCTCAAACTCACCCACCATCTCTAGCAATTGATTTACTACTAGAGCTTGATCCAGGGGATCCTTACCAGGAGCAAAGTAACCCTGTGGGGTTTGGCTCATACGCATTTTTGGATCCATGCGGAGATCCAAAATCAAATCAAATTGGGCGTTACGGCTACGATCTACACGATCAAATGCAATGGCACCAATGCTAGCGCAGGAGGTAACACAGGATCGGTGTGACTTGCATTTATCCAAATCAATCTGGAACGAGAGATCGATCGCAGCTTCTGGACAAGCGTCCACACAAGCGCCGCAGCGTGTACACATTTCCGGATCAATTGGATTTTGCAAATCCCATTCGACTGAGAAATTACCAAGATAGCCATCTAACTTACTTACCGCTCCACTATAGATGGGGTAATTACGAGCGAGCGGAAGATCACTAGGTTCAGTACAGAGAACAGAAACATCTAAGGATGTGCTGAGTTTTTCAGCCCATGGGATTACTTGTGATCCAGGACCAACAATCAAGAGTCTTCCCTGGCTTTCGTAATTCACGACGGGGACAGGCTCGGCCTCGGGCATATCAGCCAAGGCCAATAAAGCAGCAATCTTTGGTCCCGATGATTTTGCCTCTTGGGTCCAACCCGCAACTTCGCGAATGTTTACAAAGCGCAATGGTGCAATTAAGGGTTTTTCAGCTTGCTCTGCCAATTCATTAAATAAAGCACCCTCTTGCGTACAGGCAACGACTAGTGAATCTGAACCATCTAAGGCCTTCAAGAAAGAGCCTACTTCTTGCCTACATAGGGAGTTGTGAACTGGTACACCCAAGGCCTTAGCATCCAAAGGCATCGTGCCATTACAGTTACAGACTAATTTTTGACTCATTGACAACCTTTTAGGTTTTGTTCTGATCCGACTTTATCGGCATTTCATCCAAGTTCGCAGATTTATCCTGAGAAAGAGATTGTGTGGATGTTAAATCAGATTTTGCTGACTCCGCAGAAGGCGGCTCGATTGGGGCTAAATCTTGCTGAGCAATTGCTTCGTCCTTCTTGCGGAACAAATTGAGCATATCGCTTTGGACCATTCTCTCTAGCATGCCAGGAGGCAATGGGTCCGCCTTGGAGTAATCATCAATATAAATATCCAAGCCATCCATGATATTGAAATGAGGGTCAGTAAACATCTTCTTGAGTGCCGCCTGCTGAACTGCCGGATCTACATCAGACTTCATGAAAGCAGAAAAATCTGGGGCAAAACGGTCAATCTTATCGACGTCTTCTAGCGTGGCTGAGGGTGGCGCCTCGCTCTCTTGGGGCTCTGATGGCTTAACTGGCTCAACATTAGATTTGGGCTGCTCAATGAGCTCATCTTCTTTACCAGCCTTGCGGCGCGACCAGCGACTTAAAAAGCTATCTGCCATCATTCCCCCGCAGAACGGTCAGCACCCTTGAATGATGCGGGCTTATGGCGCTTCTTAGGTTCAGGTCGATAGTGCTCATTGACATACTCCTGCAACCAAGAAGCATGTTCATCGCTCAGGGGAATGGTATCGACTGACTCTCCACCATCAAGCAAACGTGCAGCTTCGTTATAGCTCACACAAATTCGATGTGGGACTGCGATAGTAGACTCAACTCTTGCCAAAGGCAGTGATTGCTCATCAATATAGCGCTCAATGTCTTCTTCTAATCTCCACATCACAAACCAACATGGTGTAGTTGCAGATACGTTGAGATAGTAACCTTCAGCCTCATCCGGAAAGAGATCTAGTTCATAACCAGTAAATAGCCAAGATTCTCCATCCGCATCACGCTCCAAAAATTGACCAGAGAGTGAATGACTTGAATTGCCAGTGAATTGCCCAAAATCAGGCAATACTTCCTGAGGCACCCACCGGTATGAAACCCATGGGTTATCCATGTTTTGTTTACGCATTAATACCGCAAAGCGCATAGATACTCAGGGCCTTAAGTGTTTTGAACAACGATGTTCGGAAATTTACTACTCATATCTTTAGATAGAGTAGCGACTCTGATAGCAACCTGTCTAGCAATGTTTTTGTAGATTGCACTGATAGCGCCATCAGGATCAGCAACTACGGTTGGGCGACCTGCATCCGCCTGCTCTCGGATAGATAAATTGAGGGGTAAAGCGCCTAAAAATTCCACGCCGTATTCCTTGCACATCTTCTCGCCACCGCCAGCACCAAAGACATGCTCCTCATGACCACAACTTGGGCAGATATAAGTGCTCATGTTCTCAATAATGCCAATGATTGGAACGCCAACCTTCTCAAACATCTTTAAACCTTTACGAGCATCAAGCAAAGCAATGTCTTGTGGAGTAGTGACAATCACCGAACCAGTGACGGGAACTTTTTGCGATAAGGTCAATTGAATATCGCCAGTACCTGGTGGCATATCTACGACCAAGTAATCTAAGTCACGCCAACGGGTTTGGCGCAGTAATTGCTCTAATGCAGATGTCACCATCGGGCCACGCCAAACCATCGGTGCATCATCATCAATTAAGAAGCCAATAGAGCTCGCTTGCAAACCATGTCCTTCCATCGGTTCAATAGTGTTTTCCTCTATTGAGTTAGGTCTACCAGTAATGCCGAGCATCATCGGCTGACTTGGGCCATAAATATCCGCATCTAAAATACCAACTTGAGCACCTTCTGCTGCAAGTGCCAATGCTAGGTTCACAGCAGTAGTTGATTTACCTACGCCGCCTTTACCGCTGGCTACCGCAATAATATTTTTCACACCGGGCAATAACTTCACCCCCCGCTGTACCGCATGCGCAACAATCTGACTAGAGACATTGACGCTCACATTTTTGACGCCAGGTAACTCACGCAAAGCATTGATAACAGATTTACGAACAGCATCAAACTGACTCTTAGCTGGATAACCTAAAACAATATCTAAAGAGATATCGCCTCCCTCAACCTTGAGGTTCTTTACATTTTTTGCCGTTACAAAATCAATCTTCGTGTTTGGATCAATTAAGCTTTTCAGCGCTCCTTGAACGGTCTCTACAGTCAATGACACTACCTTCTCCTATGATGCGAAATTCTGGGGCTTGGAATCCAAAATTGCTAAATGTGCTTCTGATTAAATAGCGAGTAGATTAACCGCACCGGCAAAAATTTGCTGGTGCGACCCAAGTAACTTACTGGGAGACAGGGAATCCTGCCTCAGTTATTAATTGCGCGGCCTGGCTAAAACTCAGCGTCGTTTCTAGATTGACCATCTGGCTAGCAAGATCTGCCTGGACTTTCGCTGTCGGGTCCTGAGCCTGAACAGCCCTAGTAACAGCATTAATACAGCCTCCACAGGTCATTCCAGATACTTTCAGATTCAACATATCGGCTCCTTTGCATTGAATTTGCCCTGCATTCAGTAGATTATCTTCCATATGAGCAACCCAAATGAGACAAATTCAGCGCTTTTTACCCTAGATATTGGCGGAATGACCTGCGCTTCCTGTGTCGCTAGGGTTGAGAAGGCACTCCTTCGGATTCCTGGGGTTGAGGCCGCTAGCGTTAACTTGGCCACCGAACAGGCTAAGGTGCGGCTCAAGCCTAGATCTGAGATCAACATCGATGGCGTGATTGCCTTAGTTGAAAAAACGGGTTACTCGGCAATAGTAAGCACCCCTCATGGTGATGCCAAAGCAAATTACTCACACACTTTTTGGGGATCGGATGGCCTGGGTCGCGTACTACTCAGCTTTACCCTCTCCGCCCCGCTATTTCTTCCAATGTTTCTAATGCCATTTGGAATACATTGGGCGCTCTCACCAAAGTGGCAAGTTATTTTGGCCACTCCCGTGCAATTTATTTTGGGTTGGCGTTTTTATAAGGCAGGCTTTAAATCTTTGCTTGCTGGCGCAGGTAATATGGATTTGCTAGTTGCTCTTGGTACTAGTGCCGCTTATGGCTTAAGCGTATATTTAATGATGACATTGCCAGATGAAAGTCATGAACTTTATTTTGAGGGTTCAACTGTCATTATTTGCATGGTCTTGCTAGGCAAATGGCTAGAGGCTAGAGCAAAACAACAAACAAGTGAAGCGATTCGTGCACTCCAAAAACTGTGGCCGGAAAATGCTAAGGTTCTTAATTCAAATGCCGTTGTTGGCGAAGGTTCGTTTTTAGAGCAATACCGCGAATTACCTTTAGAGCAAGTCTTTCCGGGGGATCATATTTTGGTGATGCCCGGCGAACGCATTCCCGTTGATGGCATCATCGTGTTTGGCAATAGTCATATCGATGAATCGCTCCTCACGGGAGAAAGTGCACCCCTTAAAAAATTACAAGGCGCAAAAGTCATTGGTGGATCACTGAATGGAGAAGGTGTATTGGTCGTTGACACTAAGGCTGTGGGGGTTGAGAGTGTCTTATCTCAAATCATCTCTTTAGTTGAAGATGCGCAAACTCAAAAGGCCCCGATCCAAAAATTAGTAGATCGTGTCAGCGCTATTTTTGTTCCAAGCGTGATTGGGATTGCTCTACTTACCGGCTTGGCAAATTGGCTTTATTTAGACTCCACTTCCATCGGGATATTGCGGGCAGTTTCCGTCTTAGTAATTGCATGCCCTTGCGCTCTTGGTCTAGCAACACCGGCAGCTATCATGGCCGGCACAGGAGTTGCAGCGCGCTTTGGTATTTTGATTAAAGACCCTCAAGTATTGGAACTAGCGCATCGCTTAAACGTGGTTGCCTTTGATAAAACAGGCACGCTTACTATCGGCAAGCCTAAAGTATTGGCCTTTATTCCGTTTACGAATGCGCTTAATAGCAATGAGATGCTGGCGAGTGCTGCTGGCTTACAAATGGGCAGCGAACATCCTTTGGCAAAGGCATTACTAGATGCCGCAAAAAAAGCCGGTCTCACTCCTGTCACCCCATCAGAAAGTAAGGCATTACCAGGCGTAGGAATTATGGGCCAACCTAGTGCAGGCCCATGGATAGGCCAAAGTCTTGCTTTGCAAAGCATTGCATCTTTAGAAAATAATCCACACTATGCAGATATTCTCAATATGGCGCAGAGTGCCTTGGATGCTGGTCAAACTATTTCTGTATTAATGAATCAAACAAATCCACCAAGCCCGCTTGCCATCATTGCATTTGGTGATGAACTGAAACCCAATGCCAAGGTAGCAATCGCTGCACTACATCAGATGCGTATTCGAACCGTCATGCTTTCGGGGGATAACAATGCTGCAGCCCAACGCGTAGGGCAGTCTCTTTCTATTGACAAAGTGTATGGACAGATCATGCCTAGCGATAAGGCAGACATTATTCGCCAACTGCAATCTTCTGAAATAAATCACGCTCGCCAATATGTCGCCATGGTGGGTGATGGCGTGAACGACGCGCCTGCATTAGCGTCTGCTGATGTGGGTATGGCCATGTCTACGGGCACTGATGTAGCGATGCAAGCCGCTGGAATTACTTTGATGCGTGGCGATCCCAGCCTGGTAGCTGATGCAATTGATATTTCGAAGAGAACCTGGAAGAAGATTCAACAAAACTTGTTTTGGGCATTTGCATTCAATTCCATTGGCATCCCTCTCGCGGCACTAGGATACCTATCGCCTATGCTAGCTGGGAGCGCGATGGCCCTTTCGAGCTTTTGCGTTCTCAGTAACGCGCTTTTATTAAAACGTTGGAGCCCTTCTCACATTTAGCCTAACCCACTTGAGATTCTGATTTGTTATTTTGGGCTTTTCCGAATCAATTCAATGTCGCCATAGAAGGCTCGGGTTTCGGATTTAGTATTGTCGGTATCAGTAAGCAATGCGACGCCAATCACTTGTCCGGCAGCTTCTCCATAGGCACGCTGATAGTCAGCAGCAAGATCACGCTGATGCTTGCGCCACTCTCCCAAACTCTCCCAACCTGAATCCACCACAATCATTTTGACTCTTGCAGTATGCGCGTTGGTAATGATCGTATCGACTGGAGCTTTACCAGACCAGATATACATTAAGGTTGCATAGGGCATCTCTTGGCCGCTAATGAGATTGGCCATCTCGAAATTCATTTTTTCTTTTAAGGGAAGTTTGGATTTATTGCCGTCAAAGGCCACCAAGATTCTTAAGGGCGCATCATCACGATACCCTTCTGTGTTATCGGCCTCAGGTAATGCGCCAGTTGCTTTCCATTCCCATTGCAACCATAAATTATTTGCCTGGCGTGGACGCAATTTCACAGCCAGTCCAGAGGCTGAGGTTTTTGAATTGGCACTAAGGACCGTACGCCCTTGATAATTTTCAAGGCGGTAAACCGTATTCTTTTTGTAGGGCGCTATGCGATAAAAATTCCAACCATTTGGCATTCCCTCACGCGCGGTCTCTGCTGAAAATTTTGGAAGCTCTTCCTGAGCAGGAATTTGGTCCACATTAAAAGCCTGCCCTGATTCATTTTCAACCGCACCGCCTCCAAAACCAGCACAACCAGCCAAGCTAAGCGCCATGCAGACAATGAAGGAAAAGGAGGCAATCTTAAGCATCATCCCATTGTCCCAAATAATTGCTGAAGACGATAAAAAACTGAGTCTAAAATCAAGGCATGCGCCATCAATCTCCTTCAAGCTGGGCTGTAATCAGCGTATGCCTCGTAGCATTGGTGCACTTTGCCCTAGGCTTTGCAATTGAGTTCTCAGTTGATGA includes:
- a CDS encoding 4Fe-4S binding protein; protein product: MSQKLVCNCNGTMPLDAKALGVPVHNSLCRQEVGSFLKALDGSDSLVVACTQEGALFNELAEQAEKPLIAPLRFVNIREVAGWTQEAKSSGPKIAALLALADMPEAEPVPVVNYESQGRLLIVGPGSQVIPWAEKLSTSLDVSVLCTEPSDLPLARNYPIYSGAVSKLDGYLGNFSVEWDLQNPIDPEMCTRCGACVDACPEAAIDLSFQIDLDKCKSHRSCVTSCASIGAIAFDRVDRSRNAQFDLILDLRMDPKMRMSQTPQGYFAPGKDPLDQALVVNQLLEMVGEFEKPKYFAYNEKVCAHGRNGKVGCSACIDVCSTGAISSLFKGGQGSVEVNPNLCMGCGACSTVCPSGAMRYNYPSVTHQGKELKALATVFSAEAKKINLAAAPSLLLHSLKKGTQLIDGLGRSAHVLPKQFEALPSFVIPYGIEHIASTGPDLWLGALAYGFAEVVLLLSGEEDPAYHAALEDQANLANAILKAYGFDERIQLVMADSAQDLQRVSKAMGALRQRGALPALCTPASFGLSNQKRETVEAVLEHFQKQAKAALPEAGVPLPANSLLGGLAINKEACTLCMSCVGSCPEGALLDNADEPILSFIEKQCVQCGICVQTCPEHALTLQPRLQTVEQRKQRSTLNETQAFHCISCGKPFGTTKMVDLMLAKLGAHGAFAGAAMDRVKMCGDCRVVDMVKKEL
- a CDS encoding DUF3047 domain-containing protein — its product is MMLKIASFSFIVCMALSLAGCAGFGGGAVENESGQAFNVDQIPAQEELPKFSAETAREGMPNGWNFYRIAPYKKNTVYRLENYQGRTVLSANSKTSASGLAVKLRPRQANNLWLQWEWKATGALPEADNTEGYRDDAPLRILVAFDGNKSKLPLKEKMNFEMANLISGQEMPYATLMYIWSGKAPVDTIITNAHTARVKMIVVDSGWESLGEWRKHQRDLAADYQRAYGEAAGQVIGVALLTDTDNTKSETRAFYGDIELIRKSPK
- a CDS encoding DUF3305 domain-containing protein, encoding MRKQNMDNPWVSYRWVPQEVLPDFGQFTGNSSHSLSGQFLERDADGESWLFTGYELDLFPDEAEGYYLNVSATTPCWFVMWRLEEDIERYIDEQSLPLARVESTIAVPHRICVSYNEAARLLDGGESVDTIPLSDEHASWLQEYVNEHYRPEPKKRHKPASFKGADRSAGE
- a CDS encoding cation-translocating P-type ATPase gives rise to the protein MSNPNETNSALFTLDIGGMTCASCVARVEKALLRIPGVEAASVNLATEQAKVRLKPRSEINIDGVIALVEKTGYSAIVSTPHGDAKANYSHTFWGSDGLGRVLLSFTLSAPLFLPMFLMPFGIHWALSPKWQVILATPVQFILGWRFYKAGFKSLLAGAGNMDLLVALGTSAAYGLSVYLMMTLPDESHELYFEGSTVIICMVLLGKWLEARAKQQTSEAIRALQKLWPENAKVLNSNAVVGEGSFLEQYRELPLEQVFPGDHILVMPGERIPVDGIIVFGNSHIDESLLTGESAPLKKLQGAKVIGGSLNGEGVLVVDTKAVGVESVLSQIISLVEDAQTQKAPIQKLVDRVSAIFVPSVIGIALLTGLANWLYLDSTSIGILRAVSVLVIACPCALGLATPAAIMAGTGVAARFGILIKDPQVLELAHRLNVVAFDKTGTLTIGKPKVLAFIPFTNALNSNEMLASAAGLQMGSEHPLAKALLDAAKKAGLTPVTPSESKALPGVGIMGQPSAGPWIGQSLALQSIASLENNPHYADILNMAQSALDAGQTISVLMNQTNPPSPLAIIAFGDELKPNAKVAIAALHQMRIRTVMLSGDNNAAAQRVGQSLSIDKVYGQIMPSDKADIIRQLQSSEINHARQYVAMVGDGVNDAPALASADVGMAMSTGTDVAMQAAGITLMRGDPSLVADAIDISKRTWKKIQQNLFWAFAFNSIGIPLAALGYLSPMLAGSAMALSSFCVLSNALLLKRWSPSHI
- the apbC gene encoding iron-sulfur cluster carrier protein ApbC encodes the protein MSLTVETVQGALKSLIDPNTKIDFVTAKNVKNLKVEGGDISLDIVLGYPAKSQFDAVRKSVINALRELPGVKNVSVNVSSQIVAHAVQRGVKLLPGVKNIIAVASGKGGVGKSTTAVNLALALAAEGAQVGILDADIYGPSQPMMLGITGRPNSIEENTIEPMEGHGLQASSIGFLIDDDAPMVWRGPMVTSALEQLLRQTRWRDLDYLVVDMPPGTGDIQLTLSQKVPVTGSVIVTTPQDIALLDARKGLKMFEKVGVPIIGIIENMSTYICPSCGHEEHVFGAGGGEKMCKEYGVEFLGALPLNLSIREQADAGRPTVVADPDGAISAIYKNIARQVAIRVATLSKDMSSKFPNIVVQNT
- a CDS encoding heavy-metal-associated domain-containing protein, whose protein sequence is MLNLKVSGMTCGGCINAVTRAVQAQDPTAKVQADLASQMVNLETTLSFSQAAQLITEAGFPVSQ
- a CDS encoding DUF3306 domain-containing protein, yielding MMADSFLSRWSRRKAGKEDELIEQPKSNVEPVKPSEPQESEAPPSATLEDVDKIDRFAPDFSAFMKSDVDPAVQQAALKKMFTDPHFNIMDGLDIYIDDYSKADPLPPGMLERMVQSDMLNLFRKKDEAIAQQDLAPIEPPSAESAKSDLTSTQSLSQDKSANLDEMPIKSDQNKT